Below is a genomic region from Polypterus senegalus isolate Bchr_013 chromosome 13, ASM1683550v1, whole genome shotgun sequence.
AATTAGGTCTGACGTAGGACTGATGGCTCTTAACATTACTAAGAATAAAGTCACTGACTGGCTAACACTGCAGTTACAAgacaaactgaaagaattcaGAAACTAAAGCTTTAAAACAAGTTTCTATCTAATGCAGGAATTATTCAGTATATACTTGGTAAAAAGATACATGTTAAACCTGGGCCTCTCAAGTTCTAGGTTAGTTTCTAGGCCATTTAAATCTTTACCATACATATGATAATCTACAGGTAAAGTGCTTCATCCTTATCACATTTGTAAATAACCAATTCATCCTCCACGTATTGGGTTCAAGCACACTGATATTGCTAACTCACCAATTGCCTGACTATTAAGTAAAGACTCCAGTTGTTTTACGTCCTGTCATTGGATTGTGTGTATCACATTACCTCGAGACCCTCGCTGACTGAAGTttgtagatttaaaaaataaaaaaaaaaaaccaccttgAAGAATAACAGACTTTGTTTCCCCCCAACTAAGGCCTGTGTTGTAGGCTTTCCAGATTTTTAATGTTACACATTACAGAAAACCTTCTTGCTAATATAATTTACTGGTATGTTCACCGCCTTCTCTGTGTAGATGCATACATACATTTGGTTTATTTTCTAACAGTCTCTGCATATGAATAAATTGCACACTTCTAATCCTGCTTACTGCTGCTTGGATTGAAGATCTTGGCAAGCAAGGACACATTTGAATGTGACTTCTTCTCAAACTCCTGGACCTTGGCCATGGCCTTCTTCATCTGCTGCTTCTGACTCTTGCCCAGCTTGGCTGTCTGTTTAGCCTTCTGGATCTCCTCCTCTGTTTGTCTCTGTGTGAAGTTCCAGCTTTTCTCTTCAAACTCCTGCCCagtctttttcctcttttctctAAGCTTTTCAATGTTCTTGCTTTTCTCGACATTTTGCAAGTAAAAATTGGTTTCTCGCTTGGCCTGTGCAATTTCTGCTCTCATACGCTGCTGACGTACAGCCTTCTCATAAGCTAAGCGTTCACTGAGGTGAAACCATTTGAACCTGTGCAGATActgcaaaagaaattaaaaagagatGGTTACCTTCACATGGGCCAATTACAGCCTTGCTGATTTTAGAAATCTAATTTTAAGTTATATTTCAAAAAGCTTCTAAAGCTGTACACTACTAAAAAAACAGCAAGGTGTGACTTATCAGATCATAAGACATGGGAGTCGAGGGGTTGCCTGTGCTAATCCGACAAATTCTGGTTTTTGTGAGCTTTCATGAGGGAGGAGGATACAAGTGTATATTTGTATAGGATATCAAAAGGCACGGGGATCCCCAAGAAGCATCAAGcaccacttcaagcactgcccATAAGACAAAACGAGCACCACCACCAACAGACAGCCACTCACCTTTTCCTATGCCCAAATCTCACTGCATAGGTTAAGTAAAATATAACATCCCAAGGACTGGCTACAGCTGCCCTGCCACACTACCCAGAATAAGCGAGTTAGGGAAATGGTTGGTGAATGAAAAATATTGCAACACTGCTGCCAAGTTGCATTAGGCTGGGGATCAGTCATGCACAGTATCAGTGGGCATTCCATCGTGCAAACGACCAGCTTCAGGCGACCCATTAAAAGGGGCAAATCTGCCAAAGCCGCAAATTAATTTCAGTTTGTGTGGCCACAGAGAACCATGGGCACTCAGAGTCTGTGAGCACCGCAGTGGCACATGCCCGCGTTCTTCTTATTCAAACTTTGTGCATGACGTATTGATCAGACTGCAGCACACAGGAATCTTGCGCACCTCCTGCTGCAAATTGAAATGTCTGACTGCTTTCTTAAAGAGGTACGtgggctttaaaaataataaaaattaaaaaaaaagtgacagcTGCAGTTTGCTGCTTTGAGGAAATTTCTGCAGATGTTTGAAGCCAATCAACGATGATTTACATCGACAATAAGTCCAGCCAATCTGCGATGGATGATATAATCAACCATCGGCTCAGCCCTAATGAAGACAACAAACCGAGGGGGTGATCACAATTGGTGGGTGGTAAACTGTGAAACATCATTAACTTTGGCATTAGAACGATAAACGTTAAATGACTTAGTAGTAGTATTTCATACAAAGACCCACATGATGGGTTAATCCAAtcaatttttaaaagaagaatgaaaataattaaatacttgtgttatattattaaaaatatattcatttacatTGTTTAACTGAACTCTTAAGTCGCTGTAACTTTAACAAAGCTTTCATACTGGTAATTTTTACCATAACTAATGACATGAAAAAGTACATCAAAAATCTCTTTTTCGAAAGGAGTGACTGgacaagaaaaagacaaaacactTTGCTTAAAGAACAACCACCACGTCTTACTCACAGCATGTAGTGGTTGAGTAATGCTCAACCTTCTTGAGCTCTTTAATAGTTCAGAACATAAATACTAAATTGATACAAATGTCTCATTATTACTGGATTGTTGGACAGGACTCTGTACAGTATCACTTATTAATAAAAGCAGCAAGTGCCGTACCTTAATACACCAAAGGTCATCATGAAACCGGCTCCTCTTGCGTGCCCCCATGGGTGCCCTGTTGAGAGTGGCAGCCACAAGCTTGGCCACCCTCTTGTCCTTAAATTCTACCCATCCCTCGGTGAATGTCTTCCCCCTGGAACCTGCACTCGTCTTCTTTTTCCTGATTGCATAatctaaaataattgaaattaaataaGGAAAGACAGAAAATGTTTAAACACTAAAGTTGTGATGAACAAAAACAGGTTTCTTATGAGGATGTCCTATTGCTACAGAAGTGATCTGTGAAATGCACCTTGGTCATTCTGGACACTACCTGCACCATGAATAAGGGGTGTCAGTGTGAATGTCATGACACACTGCTGTGCAGAAGTATCTGTACCCTTGACCAATTCCCTTCTTTTACTGAAAAGCACATTCAACACTGCAAGTTTGCTTTCCATTCTAATTTTTCAAGTTAGTTTTCTTATTTTAACATTGCCTTATGTTAGAAAGTAATcttacaaagaaaattaaatatactgaTTGTATAAGTATACCATCCCATTTAATATTTTATGGAGCCACTTACTGCAGCAATAATGACTTTAATTCCATTTTGGCAACCATGTCTTACACGCTGTTGTTGCACAGTACTTTTGGCCCAGTTTTTCAGACATATTTATTCCATACTATTCAAGTTAGTCTGACCACACTTGTACAATGCAATTTCAAACACTGCTGCAAATTATCGATCCTTATCGAGTGGGCCATTGTAGGACATCCACCTATTTTGTCTTTGAGCCACTCCAAGGATACTCTAGTCTTCTGTCTGAAATCAGATGAACTTGCACCCAAGTTTCTTTTTAAGCAGATTCAAACAGGTTCCCTCAATGCTTTTGTCCAAATACTCCACTATCCTTTCTTCTTTCACTCTCCAATGGATGGTGGAATGAAAAGCATTTctcacacatgtgtgcttggaAACCATCTTCCAGGCTGAGACGGTAAGCAGTACCACCTTTGAACAAAAGGGGGCACTGGCACAAACCACATCATCTCACTCCAGAGGTGTCCAAGGACAGTGGCTAGCACCATCCATAAGTCCTGAAGAATGCTCCAACTCTTCTGCCCAGGACCCCATAAGCGGGCAGTCCCCAGAAGGATACAGAGGTTCTGCTGAAGTGCCACCATATAGGCTGAGAAAAGCCTCACTAATCAAGTGCCAAGAGCACGGATCCCTTTTATTAAAGTTTTCTTTAGGCTTCTTACTTTAATTgtagattttacatttttcttaagcATTCACACAGTTAATTTTGCACCACATATATGTCTTTGAAATTTGGCGAAAAAGCTCTATCTTGGTCCCATGTGACACAGAACCTTGTCCCACATCACAGCTTTCAAGCAAACTCCACTTGGGCTTTCCCATGTTTCTTTTATGGCTGCTTTAATGCCCCACTCCCCTTGGCAGCAGTGCTGTGCAGAGCTTGTGATATGCCTGACTGGTGCACCTTTACCAATTGTGACAGTTACTGAAATCTGTGGCTCTTAACGGGTGCACAGACAGTTATGTAGGATATCTATTTGACATAGCCTCCACAACCCAGTAACTGAAAGAACAGTGCCAGCCAGGGTACCCAAACACTTGGATATGTTTTGCACacttttcattcttcatctttcggctgctcccgctaggggttgccacagcggatcatcttcttccatatctttgtcttctgcatcttgttctgttacccccatcacctgcatgtcctctctcaccacatccataaactttcgcttaggccttcctcttttcctcggcagctctatccttagtatccttctctcagtatacccagcatctctcctctgcacatgtccaaaccaacgcaatcctAATTTATGCTTTTGTACCATTTTATATCCATCTTCTTTGGAATGCTCTTTAAACTTCTATTTCCACAATTCACAACCTGAATAATGATGCCTTAAGAGTGGAGTTTTCACCCATAAATGTGGCACGGTTTTAATGATCACTGGTAAGGATGGATTTTGGAGAAATTGGTTTTCATCTATTCAGACTTGAGACTTCTGCACGACAGAGACTGAATACTTATACAAACAGCATGCTTCCTTGTTTGTCTTATATGTTTTCTAACATAAAAcaatttcacattaattttagAGCTTAAGTGATgtgattaaaaatacaaaaaataataaagcgaACAAAAATGTATGTGTAGGATTTGTCATTCAATAATTTACAAAATTGGTCAAGGATCTGAATATTTCTATAAGACACTAAGTGTTGTAGCttagcattctcaaacctgcttcttctaattcaggGTTGGTTGAGGGCAGAACCTTATGATATGTCACGCTTACGGATAATTTACTCAGATATTCATATACTCTAATGGTtaatacaacaggcaaaaatacaCTACATACAGAAGATTTCCATAGATGCCATGTGGAACTCGCCTCTACTGGCTGACGTAAAGTTATCCACCTTTGCTTCCACTGTACGCTACAATATGACTTTATATTAACTATAAAATTATATTCCGAGTTTAAACTCTGTACCTTCAGGTTGTAAAAATATCCTCCCTATTTCTCCATAAACCCCCAGCATGTTTCGCACATGTTTAGGTCTCAGTCTTGGTGGGATGTGGCCGAGATAAATGATTCCTGGTACAatctttttctttgtcaaattcttctcctcttctttctctgACAACAAGCCCTCATCCTGGATTTCACTTTCAGACTTTTCTAACTCGTTGCAGGTCGCTGTCTCTATATCAGACATCCTGAAAAGAAAAGAGTCTGTGTTTAAATAACTTAAGCCAATAGAATATCTGTTATCCTATTTATTAATGCATCAAAAGTCTCAAATTTACTTTGGAATGAATTTACTAttatacaaatgaataaatatccTTACAGAAAGCATGGATCCAAATTTTCTAAGAAAGACGGTTAAAAATACTAACTTGTAAATTAatcttggaaaagaaaaaaaagaacccaATCACATGTGCAGTCCTTGTCATTGAAAGGTACCTTACAACAATTTCCAAAAGTGACTTGTTCCAAGATAGAAACAACAACAGTAAAGTCCAACTACAATTTGAAACTGTATACAGAATTCAGTTCTAGTTTTTGGTCCAAGATGCTACCCACACAGTAAACGTTTATGTAGTTGAACTGTTTTTGCACTTTGGTGCTAGAAAGTGATTCTGTCTTTAAACACCATTTTAACCCAGTGCTGCAATTAGTGACACCACGCAACATGGTTAGCTCCTCAGCTTTAAGTGGCCAGTTGGCATAGACAGCCAGAGTGTCAACTGGACTGACCTGGAAGACACAAATAGTTTGTAAGATTATCCAAGAGATGGGCAGCAGAAAAGAGCTGAACATTCACATCCCAGCATATTTTAGGGCTAGCAACTGTACTGCACATCTAGTTGTTATACACTCACTAAAGAGGGTGGGTTATGTGCTGCATGTTGAATTTCACTCTTCTCTGTAGATGTGACAATACTGACCCTGTATATCACTCTTTAGGTTGTGGACGGGAACTGGAGCACACAGCAAGCAGGCAAACAGCACAAGGACACGGACAAGCAGGTGGGGACTCAATAATTACCTTAATATTTATGGCCTATAAAGCTACTGAATACATACAGTAGGAACCCTTAACATTCAGTGATGCCACTAACACACGAGGTGATGAATTTGTGCCCTGTGCTTACACACGGGCACCTACTCCACCCATGATGAAATGGTTTGGTGGGTATTTTGCCAGGTACTCAGTGGGTATTCAGCATAACCAGCTGCTATTTTTACCAGGATTTAGATCGGGAAACGGCTGTGTGGTATGAACTcagtaaattgtatttttttttgtccagttatAAAGATTTAAAGAGACTAGTAGGCAGatgacatttccttaaaaatcACTCAGACACACGCCAGGAGGATTTCGTCTTTTAGTTTTGTCCAGTTCATAATCTCCTTCGTCACGGAACTGCAACTTAGCCGTGCCTCTGTAACAATGCGTTAACTTCTAtatttttaactacattttttaaTAGCTGTAGGCTTTGCCACTGCGCCTTACAAGTACAGAATCACGGGTGAGTGAATCTACTAAGATCAGCGCGTTTTGGAAACTGAAGTTTCCAGTCCAGCTCCCTCGCCACAATGCCACACCGCTTAGAAATAAGCAGCAAATCCGAAAACCTCGCAAAGTAGTTGTACGAATAGCTAGAAATCTGATTTCTTAAGAAACACCTTTAATGTTAATATGGCTGCAAATCTTATTTCTTTAAAACTTCCTTTaatgcttacatatatatataggtactGTTCGGTATTTCAATGTTTACTACTCCACATTCTAAAAGGTACAAGCATAATTACAGTATCTCGCAGTTCCCAGATTCTGCGCAGTCTCCGGTATAACAACATCCATGGGCTTTACGGGATAAAACATTCCCAGATGGCAGTCGTTTCTCCTATCAAACCTCTCGTCTCAAAACAACCACACGCCCCTCTCACCTGTACGGTTAGTTTGAAGATGCCACGAGTCGCCACCGAACTTGCTCACCCCCGTGCGAGTATGGGCGCAGACATGTTTAAGGAAATGCGCATGCGTTTCTGTGCTCACGTTAATCCCACCTCTTGGAGAAACATGCGCACTTTGACTACAACACGTGCTGCGCACGAGTGGAGAAGCTTGTACTTGTAGACTTGGTCTCGCAGCTGATTGGATATCTCCAAATGCCTCTCGAAACAGATTGGTTTTCTAGAAAATATCAGACGATTGCTCCTCCTACAGCTCAGATTAAATGTTAAAACGGCTTGCCATAGTCATGAGAGGGTATGACGACATAATGCTAAATGGCAAGACGCCTGTAAACAGAGATGTGCGGCGTGTCGTCAGTAGTTATGTGCAAAACGATTCTTTTTAGTGATTCGATTTATTTCGTTCAGTTCAGTGAATTGATTCGAATCTTTAAATCACtgatttttttaacttcaaaaacaacaagctatattctagttttaaatataaaatacctGTAGTATCATAATAGTGTAATAAATTGAAccaccaaacaatataaaaagcaaaataagtaattcacacataataataatcgTCATCTTAAttgaattttgacaataaattaaATCTCAACAATCAATAGAAATAAAAGGATCGTACAAACAAAACGTTAGACTAGTGCACACATCACTGTAAAACTGAGAACATtgaaacatgactaaataaaattggtttcagttttgtattaattttcctttgttttcttttttatatcctttCCTTTCTCATGCAGTCTCCCATACATATATCATCAGTAAACAGAATTGAGATTCAGAGTTAAAATATTTCAACCATTCATTCTGTAACCCATTTATCCAGTTCACTTGTGCATGCAGCCAGTTTTAAATGTAGTAGCGCTGGGCGTAAAGCGAGAACCGACCCTTCTGTGTGGTTCTTTTCAAGCGGCAGGGATTGGGAAACTAGTCAGGGTTGAAGGAAAGCTTGAATGgagcaaaatacagagatatcGTTAAAGAAACCTTCCTCCAGAGCATTCTGGACAGAAGGTTCACCTTTGAAcaaaacaatgacccaaagcaaaaAGCAGACAACACAGCAGTGACTTAGGGACAACTTTAGGAAAGTCCTTcagttgcccagccagagcccagacttaaatccaatCAAACATCTTAGGAGGGGTCTGAAAATAGCCGCCCACCAACGGTTCTCCAACCAACCTGACAGGACATGAGAGGATCTGCACTGAAggatggcaaaaaaaaatcaccagatcCAATTGTGCAAAGCTTTTCAAATTAAACTCAAGAAGACTTCTGGGCGTAATGCTGCCAAATGTGTTTCAGTAAAGTAGTGATTGgtatgaatacttgtgtcaatgggatatttcattttttttgtttttaataaatttgtaaacaattctaaaatcttgttttgtctttgcattctggggtattgagtgttacttgatgtgaggaaaaatgaatttaaatggtttttgcacaaggcagcaacatagcaaaatattaaaaacatgagGGGTTCTGAACATTTTCTGAAGGCTTGGTGTGTTCCTTTAATGAGTGACCACTTCCTGTTTCTCTCACTAACCATGGCCTCCTTCCTCCTCATCACCAAGCCTTCATCCAATGTACATTCATCTCTAGACTCATTTTGGCATGGAAGATTATTGGGTTGTTGGCAGGGTGAGACATAGTCCTCTACAGATACAGGGTCACGAGCCTAGGGCCCTGCCTAGTGGCCCAAGGGAACCATTAAAGGGTAAATTACTTTCCATTTTAACCTGAAGCAAAATCAGGTCATCCCATTTTTCTATTCATGATTGCGTGGTATTGATCTGCATTTACTGGGATGCCTGCTTTCCTTTGGAGGCACCTTCAGCCTTGAATTCATCACATTGTCAGACCTGCTTGATCAAATTCAGGGTTGTGTTGGGTGGGGCTGGCCCATCACAGAAAACAGCCACAgccagggcaccagttcattgaGTACCCTATGATTAATATAAATTCAGTGGCTTCTGATGAGGAAGATGTCTTCAAGTTGTGATGCTGAGGTGCCATTATTTATAGTTATCCATGAAGTAAGACGTCTTTCTACACACTTGTAATTGCAAACATCTTTTAGTTTCCAGG
It encodes:
- the abt1 gene encoding activator of basal transcription 1; amino-acid sequence: MSDIETATCNELEKSESEIQDEGLLSEKEEEKNLTKKKIVPGIIYLGHIPPRLRPKHVRNMLGVYGEIGRIFLQPEDYAIRKKKTSAGSRGKTFTEGWVEFKDKRVAKLVAATLNRAPMGARKRSRFHDDLWCIKYLHRFKWFHLSERLAYEKAVRQQRMRAEIAQAKRETNFYLQNVEKSKNIEKLREKRKKTGQEFEEKSWNFTQRQTEEEIQKAKQTAKLGKSQKQQMKKAMAKVQEFEKKSHSNVSLLAKIFNPSSSKQD